In Podarcis raffonei isolate rPodRaf1 chromosome 11, rPodRaf1.pri, whole genome shotgun sequence, the sequence CAGCAGTGTGGACTGAAGGAACAAAGCGAGTTAGCCATGGACCAGACAAGTATTTTTCAGCTTGTTTTGTGGTAGCCACTTGATTTCTGGATTGATTGTAGTTGTTCAATGTATCAATAGTAATTATTTCTTTATCATTAGCATTTATTTTCATATCAGGGAAACTAGCAAAAGAAAGATCCTGGATGTCCAAGGATGAATCTGAAAGATGAAGCAATATGTAAATCAAATCTATGAATACATATATAGCTAATGTTACAAACATCAATGCAACCACACTAGTTTACTCATGTGAATATGAATTCAGATTAAATTATTGAATTACACAATTGGTGCTTTAAAAATTATTGGTGTAGACGAAATTTACATATTTCCTATTGCTAGTCAGAAACTTCAGCTATTCCGCCGATCCTGAAAATGTGCAAAGTAACCTTTAGACCATGGGGTCTACCAGCAATACTTGCTGGTATTTGAAACCAAatacacatgacattagccacaatccatctgCATCTTGCAGCTTCTCAAGAAGTATTcctgtttgatgtgctttccctcaagccagcttccatcagcttgaAAATGGAAACAAATGTTAAGTTGGGGTGACAGCCACTGTGCATGTACAGATGACAGCACACATGCAGCCGACAGCTTCAGTGAACTGGAGCTCAGTGCATTGAAACAAATCTGGTAATAGACACCaggtgaagacatccctgccccTTCGCTGGTGTGTACAGCCCTGTAAGAATGTGACTTGAAACTAAGGGAGACAGGGACAAGTCACTGTGTTTCATGCTGCTAATGTATACATAGTCATATTCTGACATtgcctgtgtacacaccatacatttaaagcaaaagcTTTcatcaaagaatcctaggaactgtagtatGTTAAGGGGGCTTGGATCTCTATCTCTGTGAGGGGAGAACTATGGCCAGCTTTTTTTGCCCAGTCTAACAGAGACAGGTTTATATTTAGCGAAGTAAAAGGTCTTATGCAGTAAAGAAAGCCTTGATTTTCTGTGAAGTACATCACCTCCTTGCTGAAATATTAGAAGCAGATTGTGCAAGGAGAGACACCCTTAATTCTTTAGGGTAGGAATTTTagagcaaaaaaacccacaaaatgctTTATTCATTGTTCTTCCGATCTCGTGTTATGCCTTATGCTCTTAAAATGTTGCAgtcacttagagatttttttcatGTGCAAGTGACTGATAAACTGAATATTACCACTGAGAAGTACATTTTTTCCTAGTACAAGGatattctccctcctcctttacTCTTGCTGCTTCAGCATGGTTTTTCTTCAGTAGCACAATCATTTGGAAAGATCAGAGACAGAGAAATTTCCCTGAAACAATTGCACATTGTATATGCCTTGCTTTAACTATGAATATTGAACAGTAGAGAAATTGTGTTGGGGTGTACTTACTTTTTGCTCTTGCTGTGCTGAATAAGGTGAAGACCATACTAAACAGAGGAAACAGGATCTTCAGAGAGGGGTCCATTTCTCCTCCAATGGCAAACCTCATCTTTTGGTTCCACTAGGtctctagagccagtgtggtgtagtggttaagagcggtagtctcgtaatctggggaactgggttcacgtctccgctcctccacatgcatctgctgggtgaccttgggccagtcacacttctctgaagtctctcagccccactcacctcacagagtgtttgttgtgggggaggaagggaaaggagattgttagccgctttgagactccttaaagggagtgaaaggcgggatatcaaatccaaactcttcttcttcttcttctaagaagAAACTGAAGGGATCTGCCTGAAAAGAAGCTTCCTTTATTTCCTCCCTGAGATCTAAATCCACTTGTCATCTCCTTGCCTATTTTGGGCTTTAATGTTAGCTTATCTGTAGAAGAAGCTGAGCCAACCCACTCTGTCATAACACCACTTCATCTTATATGGAGCAGAGGGTCCTTGATTTCTTCTTTCTGGCTTTTCCCCAAAGCACCAAAGAAAACTCTCAGACAAGTCTTCTGTTTTCTTTACTTTTCTAAAAGACTCTTCCTAAAAGCATTCCTGGAAAGCCCATTATGTCACATTAATagataaaaaaacattttttgtggTTTTCAGTCCATCTGTTTTCAGCAAGAATTAAGGGTTAGAatacattaaaaagcaattagggacgcgggtgacgctgtgggttaaaccacagagcctagggcttgccgatcagaaggtcggtggttcgaatccccgtgacggagggagctcccattgctcagtccctgcacctgccaacctagcggttcaaaagcatgtcaaagtgcaagtagatacatagggactgctccagcgggaaggtaaacggcgtttccgtgtgctgctctggttcaccagaagcggcttagtcatgctggccacatgacctggaagctgtctgcggagaaacgccggctcccttggcctatagagtgagatgagcacacaaccccagagttggtcacaactggacctaatgttcaggggtccctttacctttttacattaaaaagcaaaattcatacagtggtgccccgcaagacgaatgcctcgcaagacggaaaacccgctagacgaaagggttttccgttttggaggtgcttcgcaaaacgaatttcctatgggcttgctttgcaagacgaaaatgtcttgcgagttcctgcgggtttttttcctcctccccccctttttcccaagccgctaagccgcttatcagctgatctgctaagccgctaagccgcttaacagctgatccgctaagccgcttaacagctgatcgctaagccgcttatcagctgatccgctaagccgcttaacagctgatccgctaagccgcttatcagctgatccgctaagtcgctaagccgcttatcagctgatccgctaagcccgctaagagcgctaatccgctaagccgctaatgggcttgcttcgcaagacgaaaaaaccgcaagatgaaaagactcgcggaatggattattttcgtcttgcgaggcaccactgtattttttcacCATCCTAAATACATTCTCAGTGGATAAAGTGCTTTACCATTAATCAACATTAGGCTCGAACGAATGTTAGATGAAATCCGGGTTGGGGAATCTTTTTTCCCATCCAAGGGTTTTCCTCCCTTTTTCGGAGTGCCATGTGGCCAGAGGGGGAGAGGTTAAAAAGTAGGTGGATCAACAAtggtaaatgttacctttgtgctGTAGGctattttcaacacacacacacattcctctgTGGCAAATATTGCCCTGCTCAGGGGAAAATCTTAAGAGTACCTTTAATGTAGCACACCTTTAGCATAACCTCCACCATACCTCAGATGAatatagggacattctattccacatatcagggaatctgatccctccccCTCACGGCAGACTGCCAGCAATAGATAGACAATAAGTTCTTACCGATGTATTTTAGTCAATGTTCAACAGAGAGACTCAGAACCGTTGCCTCGTGGGTTAATGGTATTGCTCTGAGTAATCTCCTCCCCCCTTGCTTTCTCAATCGTCAACAGCACCCCCCTCCTTACGGTGGCTGCTTAGGGCCAATTGCCTcttagctctctgctctcctacttccATGGCTCGCTGGGTCTGGGGAGAAGGGGGTTCTGGAATGCTCTCTAGTGATAATGTGTTAGCCATCTAttcctgctctgcttctcccattattttccaGCTTCCCCCCTCTTCTAACTTAGAGCTGtgaccctctgcaaaccacttttgtaaatctatactgtcctcctcttcttgggaaggttcaccattcctcctccgatgcccagtccctgacaccacaTCAGTATCATTGCTTGAGCATTTCCTACTGGTGAAGTACAAAATTTATGAAAAGAAACACGCAAATCTGCAGTATTTTAAGCACAGAAATCTTTGAATTTATGTATTGTGTTTAGGGAGGCCTGTGGGGAAAAGAAAACTCCAAATCAATAAATACAACTATACGTGTGTGTTGTGACTATGTGATGTCATCATGCATTCATGAGCATTTTGGAAGCATGATAACTTTGAACAACTACTATTATTGCACTTGTGCAGGTGTATGATATTGCTTCTCCCAATGAACTGATGCAGGCAGACAAAAACACACATACTCTTGATGGCTGGGGAAACAGACCAGGCCAAGATAGTGCAAAGCAGCTCCTCCCTGCTTAGTCCTCTGTAGATCTGCTCCCCCAAGGttcatcctactcagagtagacccattgaaattaatggacaagtctaacttgggtccattaatttcagtggatctgcgcTGAGTAGAATTTTGTTGGCTAAAACCTATAGTCTgcacgtgcgcgcgcgcacacacgcacacacacacacatgtagccAAGCGTAATTCAGATTCTTAGACAACAAAAACTGGATTCAGCGGTCTGCTTACATTAGGCAATTCTGAATGTTTATTACTGCTAAGTTGTTTGGCTACATGTAGTCATGGAGACTGACAAAAAGCTATGAAATACACCAAAGCTCTGTCTTCTCCATTGGAAAAGCTACCATCACTGCCATCTCATCTAGTTTCATCCCTCTGAATCAGGGGTAGGGGACTTAAGACCcggggggccggatgcggcccaatcaccttctcaatccggcccatggacagccCGGGAATctatgtgtttttacatgagtagaatgtgtccttttatttaaaatgcttattgGGGGCAGTTGTTGCAGCCTGGGGCAGTTGCAAGGAGGAAGTGGAAGCATCAGGAGTATTCTGTGTCGGGTCAGGCTCTTTGGAGCTGGGTGAGACTTGGCGCTGCggtgaggggctgggagctgtggGTGAGGGGAGGAACTTCCAGAGCAGACTAGATGGAAGGTTCTGGGAGTCTGGTCCTCTCTGGAAGTTTTAAAAGGACCCCCTCCCCCGCTGCTGCTCCTCACTCCAGTTCAGAGCCGATCTCCCCACCTGGCACCCTTTTAATAATTTCTCTTGTTTTGTTTCCACTACACTTTTAAATTGTCACAACTGTTGTCGTGTaagagcagtgctgtttttctagaaaaagaggtgccagaactcaccatgaacacctcccttgttctcttataatagcaatggtgcctacctgagaggtgccagaactgagttccagtgaattcCTGCTAAAAGAAAATGCCCTGGGTAAGAGGCATTGAGCTAGTTGCTTAAAAGGGAGGGGTAAAGGAGGGGGCACCTTGTCGCAGCTCCTAGGGGATCCCCTTGAGGGATCTTGGAGGCAGCAATTTCTGTCCAGAAGTTCAGCTTGTGGACTGACAGGCCATGGCACCTCCTGCCGGTGGCCAGGGGAAGTTCATTGGATAGCGTTTCATGCCAGGGTGAGTAACCGTGATGGTCAAAAGCAGGGGTCAGctaactttttcatcagggggccggtccactgtccctcagaccttgcggggggccggactatattttggaaaaaaaataaatgaacgaattcctatgccccacaaataacccagagatgcatgtaaaaacactctgattcccagactgtccgcaggccggatttagaaggcgattgggccggatctggcccccgggccttagtttgcctacccatggtcaaaAGATAAGCTTATCAAGCAGCAAATGGGCTATGTGATCACATGGATTGATGCCTGATGCCTTCATCAAACCTGTTGCTCTGTAATCAGTAAAACTGTAGCCTAATTCTATCCAACTCAGACTGGTTTTTCCTTATCCATCTCACCACTACATCCAAGCACGGATCTAGAGACTGCCCAGCCTCCCCCAACACAGATGTTATGGAAAAAGAGACcttagtgtcatcagcatattgatgccCACTTGCCCGCAAACTCATAATTACTTCATATAGATGTAAAATGGCAACAGTTCActtattatttgttaatgttgGGTAACAATGTTATGAAAATTATAATGAGAAAATAACTAGACAacaatatataatatttatttctgagctgagactccaatactttggccacctcatgagaagagaagactccctggaaaagaccctgatgtcaggaaagatggagggcacaaggagaaggggacgacagaggacgagatggttggacagtgttctcgaagctaccagcatgagtttggccaaactgcgggaggcagtggaagacaggagggcctggcgtgctctggtccatggggtcacaaagagtcggacacgactaaacgactaaacaacaacaacaattctatcCAACTCAGACTGGTTCTTCCTTATCCATCTCGCCACTACATCCAAGCACGGGTCCAGAGACTGCCCAGCCTCCCCCAACACAGATGTTATGGAAAAAGAGACCTTAGTGTCATCAACATATTGATCCCCCTTGCCCACAAACTCATAATTACTTCATATAGATGTAAAATGGCAAAAATTCACTTATTATTTGTTAATGAAAATTGAAATGAGAAAATAACTAGACAacaatatataatatttatttctaTACAGTCACCATTGGAGCAAATCACATCTCTAGACAGACATTATTTTAACAGCAGCTGCAGAAAAACCATGGTCTGATACCTTTTTCTTGGAATATAAGAAAAAGCATAAACATTCTAGAGAAAGAATGCATGGACGTTAAAGACAGAGGCTGTAAAATAGGTGGCATGCAACAACCAGGTTTCCGAATGAGTATTACTGTACTGCAAACATATTTAATGTAAGATGCTATGCATGAGACAAATTATTCGGGCCGCTTAAAAGGTTAGTGGCATTGCTGCTTGTTGTCTGACTGCTTTGTGCAAAAGCAGAGTGCTTCTTATAGCACAGGAGATCCCACACCTGCTTTTGACACTTTGTAGAagcataataataaattaagGGATCAATGCAGCAGTTTATGGACCCAGTGCAGACTGCTAAGATGTAGGCAAAATACAGGCTTTCAAGGGGTTGATCAGATGAGATGCGCAAGCTGTGCACTAGTAATAGGACATTTGAAGGaccaaaacaaataataaaagaagaCAAGACTGCTACAGACAGGAGAATGGCACGTCTCTTTTTAGCAGTCTTTGTAGCAACACTGGATGAAGAAAGTTTCCATATAATGCACACATAAGAGGTGACGGAGATTAATAACggtataaaaaagaacaaaatagaTAATGCAGAAAAGTAATGCCGGAATATAGCCATAATAACAGAGATATCTAATATATCGTGACAGGTTGTAATATTTAACCGGGATAATCTCTGTGTTTGCTCACTGACAATCAGAGGTATCACCCCAGCTATAGCCAGAAGCCAGATGAGAAAGCAGACCAGTGAGGCCCGTCTTGCTGTGCGCCAGGATAGGGACTGCATTGGGTACACCACAGCCAGGAAACGGTCCACGCTTATCACCATCATCAGCAGGATGGAGCAGTACATGTTGCAGTAGAAGGCGGCAGCGACAAATCGACACATCACAGGCCCAAAGATCCAGTTGTTTCCAGAAAAGTTGTAGACAATCTTAAAAGGAAGCAGACTCACAAAGAGGACATCTGCAGAAGCCAGGTTGAGCATGTACACCACAGCTGGCTTTTTAAGCCTTAATTTGACCACAAACATGAGAATTGCCATAATGTTTAAAGGAAGGCTGAAAATAAACACAGCAGTGTGGAGTGAAGGAACAAAGCGAGTCATCCATGGACCAGTCAAGTATTTTTCAGCTTGTTTTGTGATAGATTGATTGGAGTTGTTTACATCATGATTATAATATACAGGGAAAGCAAAACGAAGAACGGGAGATGTGGAATCTGCAATACGTAAATCAGATATATAAATGGCCAGGTTAACAATGTTACAGAAGTCAATACACCAACTCTGGTTTACTTATGAGAATATTAATTCAAATGAAGTTATAGATTTGGCTTTAATTAAtagggtacagtggtatctcgggttacaaacactttgggttacagactctgctaaccccgaagtagtaccttggattaaaaactttgccccaggatgaggacagaaattgtgcgggggcagtggaaggccccattagctaaagtggtacctcaggttaagaacggtttcaggttaagaacggacctccagaaagaattaagttcgtaaccagatgtaccactgtattttaaaaattagtGGTGTGGACAAGATTTACATTGCTATCCCTTCTCCCTGGCTTTCCCTATTCCAAATGAGAAACTTCAGTGTATGGTTTTACATGAAAATGTGAGATAataacagcatttggagggccatgCATTCCCTGTCTTAGACTTCTGACTAGGCTTTTCCTGct encodes:
- the LOC128423302 gene encoding proteinase-activated receptor 1-like, translated to MTRFVPSLHTAVFIFSLPLNIMAILMFVVKLRLKKPAVVYMLNLASADVLFVSLLPFKIVYNFSGNNWIFGPVMCRFVAAAFYCNMYCSILLMMVISVDRFLAVVYPMQSLSWRTARRASLVCFLIWLLAIAGVIPLIVSEQTQRLSRLNITTCHDILDISVIMAIFRHYFSALSILFFFIPLLISVTSYVCIIWKLSSSSVATKTAKKRRAILLSVAVLSSFIICFGPSNVLLLVHSLRISSDQPLESLYFAYILAVCTGSINCCIDPLIYYYASTKCQKQVWDLLCYKKHSAFAQSSQTTSSNATNLLSGPNNLSHA